In Streptomyces sp. P3, one DNA window encodes the following:
- a CDS encoding helix-turn-helix domain-containing protein yields the protein MDHKDGEPANPSAAARRRPQHSSFGVALRELRLERGLSLADLARITHYSKGYLSKIENGRKPVNGDVARLCDDALAADGVLLALLPPALREEQSGPGDGESCPYPGLSAFGPRDAGRFFGRERAVAALVQRLAQRFGKGPVAVVALSGSGKSSLLGAGLVPALADGGPGVGRDGSLSAGVDIGTDVDIDRGPPADTDAGAPVVMCTPTARPLSALLHVLRAALPAGLLDHLHDDGPPGERADRLVAALRSWALAARRPRGCVVIVDQFEEVFTLCDDETERGAYVAALAALAGGGDEPEAGATAFTVVLGVRADVTGRCLEYPQLVPVVSDGLFALGAMTTDELRECIVRPAAATGTTLEPGLVELLLRDLGAADTAGAAGNGPDPGVPIGRPGVLPLLGHALRETWHRRTDSTMTVAGYLATGGIHGSVAAAAEDLFAALSPVRQDAARRLLLRLVRVGEDNEASRRPRTTSELLDGLRDPAAARATLDALVAARLLTVDADRVEIVHEALLRAWPRLRTWVGATRADLLLHQQLGAAAREWDRENRDPSLLYRGARLTAAREWAAGPSGRDSVPTPVEADFLRASDREEDLRRRLSRRRVRQQRAGVVVLTVLLALALLAGATVFEQRTSADEQRRTALSQAMAASSAQLAFGRPEASMLLAESAYRTSRTTEARGALLSTQANAFAGRLTGHHGAVNCVVFGPGRRLLASASSDGTVRLWDAAAKRSVGELAGHHGPVRSVSFSPDGRTLASASSDATIRLWSVSDRRQIAVLTGHRGPVRAVSFSPDGRTVASAGQDGTVRLWDTRTHRQTGWLPGHSGDVLALAYAPDGSRLASAGADRTVRLWNPHTRRNAGVLSGHSGDVLAVAFSPDSRVLATGGADRTVRLWDPATHRQTALLAGHDDDVNGLAFGPGGHTVVSAGGDGTIVRWDVHTRRTVDSFSGHTDYVMAVAVAERGDLLATAGFDGTVALWDLTGHTLSAYPVSELWKAAFSPDGRMLASAATDGALQLWDVGRRTLVRTLTGHSGAAYAVAFSPDGRWLASAGADHTVRLWPLAAGGGAPVVLSGHTRAVFDVTFSPDGRWLASASADNTVRLWRMSSAGGPAGTRATVLTGHTDFVNCLAFSADSATVVSGSDDLTLRLWNVSRGSPTAVLTAKGGSVRAVAFAPGGRSLASSGNDGVIRMWDVAGARVTGLLGQHAGSVRGLAFSPDGRSLASSGNDRTVRLWDTVRRRLVATLTGHTRAVWSVAYAPDGRRVASAGNDGTVRLWDLGITERVAALCRVVGPVDRGRWQRLLPGYAYSGTCAD from the coding sequence ATGGACCACAAGGACGGCGAGCCGGCGAACCCGTCGGCCGCCGCTCGACGGCGGCCGCAGCACTCGTCGTTCGGCGTCGCGCTCCGCGAACTGCGCCTGGAACGCGGCCTGTCGCTGGCCGACCTCGCGCGGATCACGCACTACAGCAAGGGCTATCTGAGCAAGATCGAGAACGGCAGGAAGCCGGTCAACGGCGATGTCGCGCGGTTGTGCGACGACGCTCTGGCAGCCGACGGCGTTCTGCTCGCTCTGCTGCCGCCGGCCCTGCGAGAGGAGCAGTCGGGGCCGGGCGACGGCGAGAGCTGTCCGTACCCGGGCCTGTCGGCCTTCGGTCCCCGTGACGCGGGACGGTTCTTCGGCCGGGAGCGGGCGGTGGCCGCGCTCGTCCAGCGCCTCGCCCAGCGGTTCGGCAAGGGACCGGTGGCCGTCGTCGCCCTTTCCGGGTCGGGAAAGTCCTCGTTGCTGGGTGCGGGCCTCGTCCCCGCCCTCGCGGACGGCGGGCCCGGCGTCGGCCGCGACGGGTCGCTCTCCGCCGGTGTCGACATCGGCACCGACGTCGACATCGACCGTGGGCCGCCCGCCGACACCGACGCCGGCGCTCCGGTCGTGATGTGCACCCCCACGGCACGTCCGCTGTCCGCTCTCCTGCACGTGCTGCGCGCCGCACTGCCCGCCGGACTGCTCGACCACCTCCACGACGACGGCCCGCCCGGCGAGCGGGCCGACCGGCTCGTGGCGGCCCTGCGCTCCTGGGCCCTCGCCGCGCGGCGGCCCCGCGGCTGCGTCGTCATCGTCGACCAGTTCGAGGAGGTCTTCACCCTCTGCGACGACGAGACGGAACGCGGAGCCTACGTCGCGGCGCTCGCCGCACTCGCCGGCGGTGGCGACGAACCCGAGGCGGGCGCGACGGCGTTCACCGTGGTGCTCGGTGTGCGCGCCGACGTCACCGGTCGCTGTCTGGAGTACCCGCAGCTGGTCCCGGTCGTCAGCGACGGGCTGTTCGCGCTGGGCGCGATGACCACCGACGAACTGCGGGAGTGCATCGTGCGTCCGGCGGCGGCGACGGGCACCACCCTGGAGCCGGGACTGGTCGAACTGCTGCTGCGCGACCTCGGAGCCGCCGACACGGCGGGCGCGGCGGGCAACGGCCCCGACCCGGGCGTCCCGATCGGCCGGCCCGGGGTCCTTCCGCTGCTCGGACACGCCCTGCGGGAGACCTGGCACCGGCGCACCGACTCCACCATGACCGTGGCGGGATACCTGGCGACGGGCGGTATCCACGGGTCCGTCGCCGCCGCGGCCGAGGACCTCTTCGCCGCGCTGTCGCCGGTCCGGCAGGACGCCGCGCGTCGGCTGCTGCTGCGGCTGGTGCGCGTCGGTGAGGACAACGAGGCCTCCCGGCGGCCCCGTACCACGTCCGAACTGCTCGACGGGCTGCGGGACCCGGCCGCCGCGCGCGCCACGCTCGACGCTCTGGTGGCAGCTCGTCTGCTGACGGTGGACGCCGACCGCGTCGAGATCGTGCACGAGGCCCTGCTGCGGGCGTGGCCCAGACTGCGCACCTGGGTCGGGGCGACGCGCGCCGATCTGCTCCTGCACCAGCAACTGGGCGCCGCCGCCCGTGAATGGGACCGCGAGAACCGCGACCCGAGTCTGCTCTACCGCGGGGCCCGGCTGACGGCCGCCCGGGAGTGGGCGGCCGGTCCCAGCGGCCGGGACAGCGTGCCGACGCCCGTGGAGGCCGACTTCCTGCGCGCCTCCGACCGGGAGGAGGACCTGCGCCGCCGCCTGTCGCGGCGCCGGGTGCGTCAACAGCGGGCCGGCGTCGTCGTGCTGACCGTCCTGCTCGCCCTGGCCCTCCTGGCCGGCGCGACGGTCTTCGAGCAGCGCACCTCCGCCGACGAACAGCGCCGGACGGCCCTGTCGCAGGCCATGGCGGCGAGCTCCGCCCAACTCGCGTTCGGGCGGCCGGAGGCCTCGATGCTGCTGGCGGAGTCCGCCTACCGCACCTCGCGGACCACGGAGGCGCGCGGCGCTCTGCTCAGCACGCAGGCCAACGCCTTCGCGGGCCGGCTCACCGGCCACCACGGGGCGGTGAACTGCGTGGTCTTCGGCCCCGGCCGACGACTGTTGGCCTCGGCGAGCTCCGACGGCACCGTGCGGCTGTGGGACGCCGCCGCCAAACGGTCCGTGGGAGAGCTCGCGGGTCATCACGGGCCCGTGCGGTCCGTGTCCTTCTCGCCGGACGGGCGCACCCTGGCGTCGGCCAGTTCGGACGCCACGATCCGGCTCTGGTCCGTGTCCGACCGACGTCAGATCGCCGTCCTGACCGGGCACCGGGGACCTGTCCGCGCCGTGAGCTTCTCGCCCGACGGCCGTACGGTGGCCTCCGCCGGCCAGGACGGCACCGTGCGCCTGTGGGACACCCGGACCCACCGTCAGACCGGGTGGCTTCCAGGGCACTCCGGCGACGTCCTCGCGCTGGCGTACGCCCCCGACGGCTCCCGCCTGGCCAGCGCGGGCGCCGATCGCACCGTACGCCTGTGGAATCCGCACACCCGCCGGAACGCCGGCGTCCTGAGCGGCCACAGCGGCGATGTCCTCGCCGTGGCGTTCAGCCCCGACAGCCGGGTGCTCGCCACCGGCGGCGCGGACCGCACCGTACGGCTGTGGGATCCCGCGACCCACCGGCAGACCGCCCTTCTCGCCGGTCACGACGACGACGTGAACGGGCTCGCCTTCGGACCCGGCGGTCACACGGTGGTCTCCGCGGGGGGTGACGGCACGATCGTCCGCTGGGACGTCCACACCCGCCGCACGGTCGACTCCTTCTCGGGGCACACGGACTACGTGATGGCCGTCGCCGTCGCGGAGAGGGGCGATCTGCTGGCCACCGCCGGCTTCGACGGGACCGTGGCCCTGTGGGACCTCACCGGCCACACACTCAGCGCCTACCCGGTCAGCGAACTGTGGAAGGCCGCCTTCAGCCCGGACGGCCGGATGCTCGCCTCCGCGGCGACCGACGGCGCCCTGCAGCTCTGGGACGTGGGGCGCCGCACCCTCGTCCGCACCCTGACCGGCCACAGCGGCGCGGCCTACGCCGTGGCGTTCAGCCCGGACGGCCGGTGGCTCGCCTCGGCCGGCGCCGACCACACCGTGCGGCTGTGGCCCCTCGCGGCCGGCGGGGGCGCCCCGGTCGTGCTCAGCGGGCACACCCGTGCCGTGTTCGACGTGACGTTCAGTCCGGACGGCCGATGGCTCGCCTCCGCCTCCGCCGACAACACCGTACGGCTGTGGAGGATGTCGTCCGCGGGCGGTCCGGCGGGGACGCGGGCCACGGTGCTCACCGGGCACACCGACTTCGTGAACTGCCTGGCCTTCAGCGCCGACAGCGCAACGGTCGTGAGCGGCAGCGACGATCTCACCCTGCGGCTCTGGAACGTCTCGCGTGGCAGCCCCACCGCCGTCCTCACCGCGAAGGGCGGCTCGGTGCGCGCCGTGGCGTTCGCCCCCGGCGGTCGCTCCCTCGCCAGTTCGGGCAACGACGGCGTCATCCGGATGTGGGACGTGGCCGGGGCGCGAGTGACGGGACTGCTCGGCCAGCACGCCGGCTCGGTGCGGGGGCTGGCGTTCAGCCCCGACGGACGCTCGCTCGCCAGCAGTGGCAACGACCGCACGGTACGGCTGTGGGACACCGTGCGCAGACGGCTTGTCGCGACACTGACCGGGCACACCCGAGCGGTGTGGAGCGTGGCCTACGCCCCGGACGGCAGGAGGGTCGCCAGCGCCGGCAACGACGGCACCGTCCGGCTGTGGGATCTCGGCATCACCGAACGCGTCGCGGCCCTGTGCCGTGTGGTGGGACCGGTCGACCGCGGCCGATGGCAGCGGCTGCTGCCCGGATACGCGTACTCGGGAACCTGCGCGGATTGA
- a CDS encoding DUF3533 domain-containing protein, translated as MNAPSTPAPGGSPAEREPKSFGFAAEFKDAVTLRAFGLVLGGLLVQLAFVVSYVGAFHSPTPHRIPVAVAAPQQASAKIVAQLNALDGDPVEATAAPSTAAARQWVLTRKADAAFLFDPAGAEDTLLVASAGGPSVSQTATQIAQKIEAGQKRQITVTDIRPPNTGDGRGMTSFYLVLGWVIGGYLTATIMGMAAGARPANRQRTLIRLGVLVLYAVASGIAGAVVVGPVFDALGGHFWALSGIGTLVVLASAATALALQTLLGLAGTGLVILLFVVLGNPSSGGVYPAPLLPAFWSAIGQALPPGAGTTLVRNTVYFSGHAVTTAVWVLGAYAVGGAVLAWAASWRNEKRRLDASSAESEAETPPQAAAPAV; from the coding sequence GTGAACGCACCCTCCACCCCAGCTCCGGGCGGATCACCCGCCGAACGCGAGCCCAAGTCATTCGGTTTCGCTGCCGAGTTCAAGGACGCCGTCACCCTTCGGGCCTTCGGGCTCGTGCTCGGCGGCCTGCTCGTCCAGCTCGCCTTCGTCGTGTCCTACGTCGGCGCCTTCCACTCCCCCACGCCGCATCGGATACCCGTGGCGGTCGCCGCTCCGCAGCAGGCGTCCGCGAAGATCGTCGCCCAGCTCAACGCGCTCGACGGCGACCCGGTCGAGGCCACTGCGGCGCCGAGCACCGCTGCCGCCCGGCAGTGGGTCCTCACCAGGAAGGCCGATGCCGCCTTCCTCTTCGACCCGGCCGGCGCCGAGGACACCCTCCTGGTCGCCTCGGCGGGCGGGCCGTCGGTGTCGCAGACCGCCACACAGATCGCACAGAAGATCGAGGCCGGGCAGAAGCGACAGATCACCGTCACCGACATACGGCCCCCCAACACCGGGGACGGGCGCGGGATGACGTCCTTCTACCTCGTGCTCGGCTGGGTGATCGGCGGCTATCTGACCGCGACGATCATGGGCATGGCCGCGGGTGCGCGTCCCGCCAACCGACAGCGCACCCTGATCCGTCTCGGCGTGCTCGTGCTGTACGCGGTCGCGTCGGGGATCGCCGGAGCGGTCGTCGTCGGGCCCGTCTTCGACGCACTCGGGGGCCACTTCTGGGCTCTGAGCGGGATCGGCACGCTGGTGGTCCTCGCCTCGGCGGCGACCGCGCTCGCACTGCAGACCCTGCTCGGTCTCGCGGGCACCGGCCTGGTCATCCTGCTCTTCGTGGTGCTGGGCAACCCCAGTTCCGGCGGTGTCTACCCGGCGCCACTGCTCCCCGCGTTCTGGAGCGCGATCGGACAGGCTCTGCCTCCGGGGGCCGGCACCACCCTGGTCCGCAACACGGTGTACTTCTCGGGACACGCCGTCACCACGGCGGTCTGGGTGCTCGGCGCCTACGCGGTGGGCGGCGCGGTACTCGCCTGGGCGGCTTCCTGGCGGAACGAGAAGCGGCGTCTCGACGCCTCGTCCGCCGAGTCCGAGGCCGAGACCCCACCTCAGGCCGCCGCGCCCGCCGTCTGA
- a CDS encoding TetR/AcrR family transcriptional regulator, which translates to MSKHVAREPLRRNSRSNRARILATAREELGRNPDVTLEEVARAAGVVRRTLFGHFPGRAALLEALAEEAAETLRNTVGAGPESGESAEQALARFVLRMWPVGDRYRMLLALTRRDLGSERVAEVLAPAREAATGILERGQRDGVFHSHLPPAVQSAGLMALIVALVESVNTGALEDDGHRIATATLIAAGVPEDRASAVVEEAASAMATALPAHGT; encoded by the coding sequence GTGAGCAAGCACGTGGCCCGCGAGCCGCTGCGCCGTAATTCGCGGTCCAACCGCGCGCGCATCCTGGCCACGGCCCGTGAGGAGCTGGGGCGGAACCCCGATGTCACGCTGGAGGAGGTGGCGCGGGCCGCCGGGGTCGTCCGGCGCACCCTCTTCGGGCACTTCCCGGGGCGGGCGGCGCTGCTGGAGGCGCTCGCCGAGGAAGCCGCCGAGACGTTGCGGAACACGGTGGGGGCCGGGCCGGAGTCGGGGGAGTCGGCCGAGCAGGCGTTGGCGCGGTTCGTACTCCGGATGTGGCCCGTGGGCGACCGCTACCGCATGCTGCTGGCGCTCACCCGGCGGGACCTCGGCTCCGAGCGCGTCGCCGAGGTGCTCGCGCCGGCCCGGGAGGCCGCCACCGGGATCCTGGAGCGCGGACAGCGGGACGGCGTCTTCCACTCCCATCTGCCGCCGGCCGTGCAGAGCGCAGGCCTGATGGCGTTGATCGTGGCTCTGGTGGAGTCCGTCAACACCGGCGCGCTGGAGGACGACGGGCACCGGATCGCCACGGCCACCCTCATCGCGGCCGGCGTGCCGGAGGATCGGGCGAGCGCGGTGGTCGAGGAGGCTGCGTCGGCGATGGCTACGGCTCTTCCGGCCCACGGCACCTGA
- a CDS encoding TetR/AcrR family transcriptional regulator: MTSEVSSTTRARILDAARRELTRDPDSRLEDIAGAAGVARRTVYVHFAGRAALVEGLAAEAAEAIRRAVAGAPAPTSDGVADLARFVLMVWPVGDRYRTLIRLTRGQDLARARVDELLTPARDMATRVFAHGRRQGVFQTTVPPDPLTRAIEAQLLALLDCVDRGLWSDDGTGAATAALIAAGVAPDTAAATVDHVRRSGSGSPPSPV, from the coding sequence ATGACCAGCGAGGTCTCGTCGACCACCCGCGCCCGGATCCTCGACGCGGCTCGGCGGGAACTGACCCGCGACCCCGACAGCCGCCTGGAGGACATCGCCGGTGCCGCCGGTGTGGCCCGGCGCACCGTGTACGTCCACTTCGCCGGCCGGGCCGCGCTCGTCGAGGGCCTGGCCGCCGAGGCCGCGGAGGCGATCCGGCGCGCCGTCGCGGGTGCCCCGGCCCCGACCTCCGACGGCGTCGCGGACCTGGCGCGGTTCGTCCTCATGGTGTGGCCCGTCGGCGACCGCTACCGCACCCTCATCCGGCTGACCCGCGGCCAGGACCTCGCACGCGCACGCGTCGACGAACTGCTGACCCCCGCCCGCGACATGGCGACGAGGGTCTTCGCCCACGGCCGCCGACAGGGTGTCTTCCAGACCACCGTCCCGCCCGACCCGCTCACCCGAGCCATCGAGGCCCAACTGCTGGCCCTGCTCGACTGCGTCGACCGCGGCCTGTGGTCCGACGACGGCACCGGCGCCGCCACCGCCGCCCTCATCGCCGCCGGAGTCGCCCCGGACACCGCCGCCGCGACGGTCGATCACGTACGGAGGTCCGGGTCCGGGTCGCCCCCGAGTCCCGTCTGA
- a CDS encoding MFS transporter, with the protein MPAQVRQDLTRRLKRNRRPFRDEDVQVVEPPLLRRAVGASALGNCMEWFDFGVYSYLAATIGKVFFPGASPAAQVISSFATFAAAFVVRPLGGLVFGPLGDRLGRQKVLATTMIMMAVGTFAIGLIPSYATIGIAAPILLLLARMLQGFSTGGEYGGATTFVAEYSPDRRRGFLSSWLDFGTFVGYALGSALVTALNLALSDAQMLSWGWRIPFLIAGPLGVIGLYMRLKLEESPAFQQQLDEHEQSLAKESAGTEFKTIVRDHWRGLLICTGLVLLYNVTNYMVTGFLPTYQTETLGRSSTSADVLVLTGMVWIVLLITFLGRLSDHVGRRPLYGYAAAGMILLAVPSFLLIKMEGTWPPVFGVLILSTLLACFAAPSAATLPALFPTAVRYAAMGIGFNFAVAAFGGTTPLVTEALVSLTGNDMMPAFYLMAAGVIGLVTVRFLPESAQVSLNGSQPMVGSKKERRELIATSQELYRVGRETAGRR; encoded by the coding sequence CTGCCCGCACAGGTCCGCCAGGACCTCACACGCAGGCTGAAGCGGAACAGGCGTCCCTTCCGCGACGAGGACGTGCAGGTCGTCGAACCGCCACTGCTGCGACGGGCGGTGGGCGCCTCGGCGCTCGGCAACTGCATGGAGTGGTTCGACTTCGGCGTCTACAGCTATCTCGCGGCCACCATCGGCAAGGTCTTCTTCCCGGGGGCGTCGCCCGCCGCGCAGGTGATCTCGTCCTTCGCCACCTTCGCGGCGGCGTTCGTCGTACGCCCGCTGGGCGGCCTGGTCTTCGGCCCGCTCGGGGACCGGCTCGGCCGGCAGAAGGTACTCGCGACCACCATGATCATGATGGCGGTCGGCACGTTCGCCATCGGCCTCATCCCCAGCTACGCCACGATCGGCATCGCCGCGCCGATCCTGCTGCTGCTCGCCCGGATGCTGCAGGGGTTCTCCACCGGCGGTGAGTACGGGGGCGCCACCACCTTCGTCGCCGAGTACTCACCCGACCGCCGCCGAGGCTTCCTCTCCAGCTGGCTCGACTTCGGCACCTTCGTCGGTTACGCGCTCGGTTCCGCCCTGGTCACCGCACTGAATCTCGCCCTCAGCGACGCGCAGATGCTGTCGTGGGGCTGGCGGATCCCGTTCCTGATCGCGGGCCCGCTCGGGGTGATCGGTCTCTACATGCGCCTCAAGCTGGAGGAGTCACCCGCCTTCCAGCAGCAACTCGACGAACACGAGCAGAGCCTCGCCAAGGAGTCGGCGGGCACCGAGTTCAAGACCATCGTCAGGGACCACTGGCGCGGCCTGCTCATCTGCACGGGCCTGGTGCTGCTCTACAACGTCACCAACTACATGGTCACGGGCTTCCTGCCCACCTATCAGACGGAGACCCTCGGCCGCTCCAGCACGTCCGCGGACGTCCTCGTACTGACCGGCATGGTCTGGATCGTGCTGCTGATCACCTTCCTCGGCAGGCTCAGCGACCACGTCGGCCGACGCCCCCTCTACGGCTACGCGGCGGCGGGCATGATCCTCCTCGCCGTCCCCTCCTTCCTGTTGATCAAGATGGAAGGAACGTGGCCGCCCGTCTTCGGGGTGCTGATCCTGTCCACCCTGCTGGCGTGTTTCGCCGCGCCGAGCGCCGCGACGCTGCCGGCGCTGTTCCCGACGGCCGTCCGCTACGCCGCAATGGGCATCGGCTTCAACTTCGCGGTCGCGGCGTTCGGCGGCACCACCCCGCTGGTCACCGAGGCGCTCGTGAGCCTCACCGGAAACGACATGATGCCCGCCTTCTACCTCATGGCGGCCGGCGTCATCGGGCTGGTCACGGTCCGTTTCCTGCCCGAGAGCGCCCAGGTGTCCCTGAACGGCTCCCAGCCCATGGTGGGATCCAAGAAGGAACGCCGCGAACTGATCGCCACCTCGCAGGAGTTGTACCGCGTCGGCCGGGAGACGGCCGGCCGACGCTGA
- a CDS encoding dolichyl-phosphate-mannose--protein mannosyltransferase, with product MPDGTRPTTAARDWTDRLGRFGYAAPPRSDVRERLVPPFPEPGTRVWERLGLSPARAYRVARAMGWVGPVLVALLAGAIRFRRLGRPHELVFDETYYAKDAWALLRLGYEGTWPDRKIADPDILADPRTIPLTDAGAFVAHPPTGKWVIALGEGAFGLDPFGWRFMTAVLGTLSVLMLCRTGRRLFRSTVLGCLAGLLMAMDGLHYVMSRVALLDLIVMFFVLAAFACLLIDRDRARARLAAALPVGSDGRAGPDEDAAARTGTGLRPWRLAAGFFLGLAASTKWNGLYFLVFFVVLTVLWDVGARRTAGARRPYRAVLRKDFGWSLLSLAPVAVVTYLVTWTGWFLSDDGYGRHWADGRGGPWSWIPAPLRSLWHYEHAVYRFNVGLDTFHKYESNPWSWLVLGRPVLFSYQSPKAGRDGCHTASDCSQAILALGTPLLWWSACCALVYLLFRWALRRDWRAGAVLCAVGAGYLPWFLYQDRTVFAFYAVVFVPYLCLAVAMMLGALSGPPGADERRRTRGAVAAGVLVLLIAWNFIYFFPVYTGQTIPYADWHARMWLDTWV from the coding sequence ATGCCCGACGGCACGCGCCCGACGACCGCAGCCCGCGACTGGACCGACCGTCTGGGCCGGTTCGGGTATGCGGCGCCTCCCCGGAGCGACGTCCGTGAGCGTCTGGTTCCGCCTTTCCCGGAGCCGGGCACGCGCGTCTGGGAGCGCCTGGGTCTCAGCCCCGCACGGGCGTACCGGGTCGCGCGGGCGATGGGCTGGGTGGGTCCCGTGCTCGTCGCCCTCCTCGCCGGAGCGATCCGATTCCGGCGGCTCGGCCGGCCGCACGAACTCGTCTTCGACGAGACCTACTACGCCAAGGACGCCTGGGCGCTGCTGCGGCTGGGTTACGAGGGCACCTGGCCGGACCGCAAGATCGCCGACCCGGACATCCTGGCCGATCCCCGGACGATCCCCCTCACCGACGCCGGGGCGTTCGTCGCGCATCCGCCGACGGGCAAGTGGGTGATCGCCCTCGGGGAAGGGGCCTTCGGACTCGATCCGTTCGGATGGCGCTTCATGACGGCGGTGCTGGGCACGCTGTCGGTGCTGATGCTGTGCCGCACGGGGCGGCGTCTGTTCCGTTCGACGGTGCTGGGATGCCTGGCCGGCCTCCTGATGGCGATGGACGGCCTGCACTACGTGATGAGCCGCGTCGCTCTGCTCGACCTCATCGTCATGTTCTTCGTGCTGGCGGCGTTCGCCTGCCTGCTCATCGACCGGGACCGGGCACGGGCGCGACTCGCGGCAGCCCTGCCGGTGGGTTCCGACGGCCGGGCCGGACCGGACGAGGACGCCGCGGCCCGGACCGGGACGGGTCTGCGTCCGTGGCGCCTGGCAGCCGGCTTTTTTCTGGGGCTGGCGGCGTCGACGAAGTGGAACGGCCTGTACTTCCTGGTCTTCTTCGTCGTCCTGACCGTGTTGTGGGACGTCGGCGCCCGTCGCACGGCGGGGGCCCGTCGCCCGTACCGCGCGGTGCTGCGCAAGGACTTCGGCTGGTCGCTGCTGTCCCTCGCTCCCGTCGCCGTGGTGACCTATCTGGTGACCTGGACCGGCTGGTTCCTGTCCGACGACGGTTACGGGCGGCACTGGGCGGACGGGCGCGGCGGCCCATGGTCGTGGATACCCGCTCCCCTGCGCAGCCTGTGGCACTACGAACACGCCGTCTACCGGTTCAACGTGGGGCTGGACACCTTCCACAAGTACGAGTCGAATCCCTGGAGTTGGCTGGTTCTCGGCCGTCCGGTGCTGTTCTCCTACCAGTCACCGAAGGCCGGCCGGGACGGCTGCCACACGGCGTCCGACTGCTCACAGGCGATCCTCGCTCTGGGCACCCCGCTCCTGTGGTGGTCGGCGTGCTGCGCGCTGGTGTACCTGCTCTTCAGGTGGGCCCTGCGCCGCGACTGGCGGGCGGGTGCCGTCCTGTGCGCGGTGGGGGCCGGTTACCTTCCGTGGTTCCTTTACCAGGACCGTACGGTCTTCGCCTTCTACGCCGTCGTGTTCGTGCCGTACCTGTGCCTGGCCGTGGCGATGATGCTGGGCGCGCTGTCAGGTCCGCCGGGTGCGGACGAAAGGCGGCGCACGCGGGGTGCGGTCGCCGCGGGCGTGCTGGTGCTGCTCATCGCCTGGAACTTCATCTATTTCTTCCCGGTCTACACGGGGCAGACGATTCCGTACGCCGACTGGCACGCCCGCATGTGGCTCGACACCTGGGTCTGA
- a CDS encoding PRC-barrel domain containing protein encodes MSERDAHRVPTAGHTADDDLTGYQVDATDGHLGKVSKYSRDLGPRFLVVHTGLWVLGKDVVIPSDAVMGVDHDARIVQVTRTKAQAKAAPVFDEGTHLGDPRHRDQLGGRHGSGH; translated from the coding sequence GTGAGCGAACGCGACGCGCACCGCGTGCCGACGGCGGGTCACACCGCGGACGACGACCTGACCGGATATCAGGTGGACGCCACGGACGGTCACCTCGGCAAGGTCAGCAAGTACTCGAGGGACCTGGGTCCGCGGTTCCTCGTGGTGCACACCGGCCTGTGGGTTCTCGGCAAGGACGTGGTGATCCCGTCGGACGCCGTCATGGGCGTCGACCACGACGCCCGTATCGTGCAGGTGACGAGGACGAAGGCACAGGCCAAGGCGGCGCCCGTCTTCGACGAAGGCACGCACCTGGGCGATCCGCGGCACCGCGACCAACTGGGCGGCCGCCACGGATCCGGGCACTGA